One part of the Balneolaceae bacterium genome encodes these proteins:
- a CDS encoding dienelactone hydrolase family protein, producing MILFNPVIDNGPGGYGYDRIGDAYKDFSPLHNIKKGAPPTILFLGTNDDLIPVETAKYYQKVMENVDSRCELHLYDEQEHGFFNYRNFEYYKKTVSEADSFLQSLGYLNKEPGIAIE from the coding sequence TTGATACTCTTTAATCCAGTTATAGACAACGGCCCCGGTGGTTATGGATATGATAGAATTGGTGATGCCTACAAGGACTTTTCACCACTTCATAACATTAAAAAGGGAGCGCCACCAACAATTTTATTTCTGGGAACAAATGATGATTTAATACCAGTAGAAACAGCCAAATACTACCAAAAAGTAATGGAAAATGTTGATAGTAGATGTGAACTTCATTTATATGATGAACAAGAGCACGGCTTTTTCAACTATAGAAATTTTGAATATTATAAAAAAACAGTTTCTGAGGCTGATAGTTTTCTCCAATCACTTGGGTACTTAAACAAGGAACCAGGAATAGCAATTGAATAA